The DNA sequence TGTCGGAGATCTCCGGCATCGACCTCGACCGTGCCGAGTGGCCCTACATCGGGGCCAAGGCCGGCAACCTGCCCGGCGACTACACGTTCAGCTGGTACGCCGTAGACCGCACCGGACAGGCCTGGGTGGTCAGCTTCCAGTTGAACTGGCCCCGGTTCCACAGCGGCAACGCAGGCGGCTGGATCATGACGATCATCAAGCAGGTGTTCGGGCTACTGCCGCACTACCGCTGACCCCAGCGCAGTGTCCACCGCCCGCGGTGGTGCAACACGGTGCGGGTGGCAGGCGCAATATCGATGCGCCAGAAGGACTTCGACGGGGCGTCGAGGGCCACCAGGATCGCGGCGCGCACCACCGCCGGATGGGTGACCGCAACGATCCGTCCCTGGCCGCCGCTGATGTCGTCCAGCCACGCCCGCACCCGGGAGATGAGCGCCTCGATCGACTCGCCGCCGTGCGGGGCGCTCTCCGGGCGGCTCAGCCACAGCGCCACCTCTTCGGCAGGCGGTTCCGACAGCGGACAGCCCCGCCAGCGGCCGACGTCC is a window from the Mycolicibacterium anyangense genome containing:
- a CDS encoding histidine phosphatase family protein, which translates into the protein MSDVVRLTLVSHAMTDAMAAGRFADDEPLNTLGCNQIDALVDIGAVQLALTAPEIRTRQTAERLGLEPAVDARLADLDVGRWRGCPLSEPPAEEVALWLSRPESAPHGGESIEALISRVRAWLDDISGGQGRIVAVTHPAVVRAAILVALDAPSKSFWRIDIAPATRTVLHHRGRWTLRWGQR